The proteins below are encoded in one region of Chelmon rostratus isolate fCheRos1 chromosome 21, fCheRos1.pri, whole genome shotgun sequence:
- the gdf2 gene encoding growth/differentiation factor 2, protein MQSSRSFLFQVCLSLVISIGSCTCKPLNNDIQSEDPEGLYSQLSEEDLLEEEDTDSRMENLLGTMKEGFLRKLNLSDVPQEHSKISPPQFMMELYDKYASDSSAIPQSDVIRSFTVQDVTFSVTNGTKSKHRLQFNVSIPSHEKITTAELQLFFLPDPRSGVASRNYKATIKVYEVDYDSFSSTTQLLVGKEVTGLQSTWETLDVTTAVQSWIRSSPGAIVFDVVVDRKDCGAPKGGEEGAGCLNMSVSVGDNTSAALIVFSDDLGSRRRETKKELREMILHEEETILHSGADWNRGDQLPNQIPEAQHPRRKKRKAEREYCRRTSLKVNFKDIGWDSWIVAPPEYDAFECRGLCYHPLTDEMTPSKHALIQTLMNIRDPKKANMACCVPIKLDPITVMYQENGRLTIRYLYEEMKVAECGCR, encoded by the exons ATGCAGAGCTCCAGATCATTCCTGTTCCAGGTGTGTCTGAGTCTGGTGATTTCTATTGGCTCCTGCACCTGTAAACCTCTCAATAATGACATCCAGAGTGAAGACCCTGAGGGACTCTACTCtcagctgtcagaggaggacctcctggaggaggaagacaccGACTCCAGGATGGAGAACCTCCTGGGAACCATGAAGGAGGGTTTTCTGAGGAAACTCAACCTGTCGGACGTTCCTCAGGAGCACAGCAAGATCTCCCCTCCTCAATTTATGATGGAGCTTTACGACAAGTACGCCTCGGACAGCTCGGCAATCCCCCAGTCTGATGTCATACGAAGCTTCACCGTCCAAG ATGTCACTTTCTCTGTGACAAACGGCACGAAGTCAAAGCACAGGCTGCAGTTCAACGTCAGCATCCCCAGCCACGAAAAGATCACTACTGCTGAActgcagctcttcttcctcccagATCCCAGGTCAGGGGTCGCCTCCCGCAACTACAAAGCCACCATCAAAGTCTATGAAGTGGATTATGACAGTTTCTCATCCACTACCCAACTGCTAGTTGGTAAAGAGGTGACGGGCTTGCAGAGCACATGGGAGACGCTGGACGTGACCACGGCTGTTCAGAGCTGGATCAGGTCGAGCCCTGGAGCAATTGTTTTTGATGTGGTGGTGGATAGGAAGGACTGTGGGGCTCCTAAAGGCGGAGAAGAGGGAGCAGGCTGTTTAAATATGAGCGTGTCTGTTGGGGATAACACCTCAGCCGCTTTAATCGTCTTCTCAGATGACCTGGgtagcaggaggagggagacaaagaAGGAATTAAGAGAGATGATCCTCCACGAGGAAGAAACCATCTTACACTCCGGCGCTGACTGGAACAGAGGAGATCAGCTTCCAAACCAGATCCCAGAGGCTCAGCATCCgcggaggaagaaaagaaaggcagagCGGGAATACTGCCGACGGACCTCTCTCAAAGTGAACTTTAAGGACATCGGCTGGGACAGCTGGATCGTGGCGCCTCCGGAATATGACGCCTTCGAATGTCGAGGCCTGTGTTACCACCCGCTGACGGACGAAATGACCCCGTCAAAACACGCCCTCATCCAGACACTGATGAACATCAGGGATCCCAAGAAGGCCAACATGGCGTGCTGCGTTCCCATCAAACTGGACCCCATCACAGTCATGTATCAGGAGAACGGACGCCTCACTATAAGATACCTTTACGAAGAGATGAAGGTGGCAGAGTGTGGCTGCAGGTAG
- the LOC121625320 gene encoding retinol-binding protein 3-like: protein MMAQHTPPLLLILLLCTPSVNSSFQPALVLEMAKILLENYCFPENLVGMQEAIQQAINSGEILQISDRKTLAAVLTVGVQGALNDPRLTVSYEPNFVPVMPQALPSLPVEQLIWLVRNSIKLDILDSNIGYLRIDRIIGEETAAKLGSLLRDNIWDKVAQTSSLIFDLRYSTAGELSGVPFIISFFSDPEPLIHIDTVYDRPSNTTRELWTMPSTIGDKYGKKKDVIILTSKRTMGAAEAVAYTLKNLKRAITVGERSAGGSVKVQKIKIAQSEFYITVPVARSVSPITGQSWEVNGVSPTVNVIAKEAVAKAKSLLAVRSAIPKVVQSISDIIRRFYAFTDRTPALLQHLQSTDLFSIVSEEDLAVRLNQDLQTVSDDPRLIIKYMQDNAAIAEEDTELYDVPDDMKSLRELVDATFKVEILPHNTGYLRFDRFVKYSVKLEELMAKKVWEPLKDTDYLIIDLRYNTGGSSISIALILSYLQDTSQKRHFFTIYDSFQNTTTDCDSLPQITGPSYGSRRGVYVLTSYYTASAGEEFAYLTQSLHCGTVIGEITSGTLMHSKSFQIEGTDIAITVPFINFLDNNGEFWLGGGVVPDAIVLAEEAVEHVHKIADFHRGLRSLIEGTGELLEKHYAIHEVALEVSKVLLSKWTEGLYRSVVDFESLASQLTADLQETSGDHRLHVFHCDVEPESLHDVPKIPTAEEVGYMIEALFKIELLPGNVGYLRFDMMADVEVVKATGPQLIKLVWSKIVNTDALIIDMRYNTGGYSTAIPLLCTYFFDAEPLRHLYTVFDRTTNTMAEVMTLPQVLGQRYGSSKDVYILTSHMTGSAAEVFTRTMKDLNRATIIGEPTIGGSLSSGTYQIGDSVLYASIPNQVVLSAITGKVWSVSGVEPHVIAQANDALPVAQRIIAARLLKREQGK, encoded by the coding sequence ATGATGGCGCAGCACACACCACCACTGCTTCTGATTCTTCTCCTATGTACTCCATCTGTCAACTCATCCTTCCAGCCCGCCCTGGTGTTGGAAATGGCCAAAATTCTTTTGGAAAACTACTGCTTCCCAGAGAACCTGGTTGGGATGCAGGAGGCTATCCAACAAGCCATTAACAGCGGAGAAATTTTGCAGATTTCGGACAGGAAGACCCTGGCTGCTGTGCTCACTGTTGGAGTACAAGGGGCGCTGAACGATCCGCGGCTGACTGTGTCATACGAGCCCAATTTCGTCCCAGTGATGCCACAGGCGCTGCCGTCGCTCCCCGTAGAGCAGCTGATCTGGCTGGTGAGAAACTCCATCAAGCTGGATATCCTGGACAGCAACATTGGATATTTGCGGATCGATCGGATAATTGGGGAGGAGACAGCAGCAAAGCTTGGTTCTCTGCTGAGGGATAACATCTGGGACAAAGTTGCTCAAACATCCTCGCTGATCTTTGACCTGAGGTATAGCACAGCTGGAGAATTGTCTGGAGTTCCCTTTATAATCTCCTTTTTCTCAGACCCCGAGCCTCTCATTCATATTGACACTGTGTATGACAGGCCCTCAAATACAACCAGGGAACTGTGGACAATGCCATCAACAATAGGGGACAAGTATGGAAAGAAGAAAGACGTGATTATTTTGACCAGTAAGCGTACCATGGGGGCCGCTGAGGCAGTGGCGTATACGTTAAAAAACCTAAAGAGGGCCATCACAGTTGGGGAAAGGTCTGCTGGTGGGTCAGTCAAAGTCCAGAAGATTAAGATCGCTCAGTCTGAGTTCTATATAACAGTTCCTGTGGCGAGATCAGTCAGCCCGATCACAGGTCAGAGCTGGGAAGTGAATGGTGTTTCCCCAACAGTCAACGTCATCGCCAAAGAAGCTGTCGCAAAAGCCAAGTCCCTTCTCGCTGTAAGGAGCGCCATACCAAAAGTTGTGCAGAGTATCTCCGACATAATCAGGAGGTTCTATGCTTTCACAGACAGAACTCCAGCTCTTCTTCAACATCTGCAATCTACGGACTTATTCTCTATTGTATCTGAGGAAGACCTAGCAGTCAGACTCAACCAGGACCTCCAGACTGTGTCTGATGATCCACGGCTCATCATCAAATACATGCAAGACAATGCCGCCATAGCAGAGGAGGACACCGAGCTGTACGACGTTCCAGACGATATGAAATCATTGAGAGAGCTGGTTGATGCAACTTTCAAAGTGGAAATTCTCCCACACAATACTGGCTACCTCCGCTTTGACAGGTTTGTCAAGTATTCTGTTAAACTAGAAGAGCTCATGGCTAAAAAGGTGTGGGAGCCCCTCAAAGACACTGATTATCTGATTATTGATCTACGCTATAATACTGGTGGATCCTCTATATCTATTGCCCTTATACTGTCTTATCTGCAGGACACCTCACAGAAGCGCCACTTTTTCACAATATATGACAGTTTTCAGAACACAACAACAGACTGTGACTCTCTGCCTCAAATTACCGGCCCATCCTATGGTTCCAGACGTGGCGTTTATGTCTTGACCAGCTACTACACAGCAAGCGCCGGCGAAGAGTTTGCCTACCTGACCCAGTCCTTACATTGTGGTACAGTCATTGGGGAAATTACATCTGGGACCCTGATGCACTCTAAGTCCTTTCAAATAGAGGGAACAGATATTGCCATTACCGTCCCTTTCATAAACTTTTTAGACAACAACGGTGAATTCTGGCTGGGAGGTGGTGTAGTCCCTGATGCCATTGTGCTAGCTGAGGAAGCTGTGGAGCATGTTCACAAGATAGCAGATTTTCATCGAGGGCTCAGGTCCCTAATCGAAGGAACTGGAGAACTGTTAGAAAAACACTACGCAATCCATGAAGTGGCACTAGAGGTCAGCAAAGTACTGTTAAGCAAATGGACAGAGGGATTGTACCGGTCAGTGGTTGACTTTGAATCTCTGGCATCTCAGTTGACAGCAGACCTGCAAGAGACCTCAGGCGATCACCGCCTCCACGTCTTCCACTGCGATGTCGAGCCTGAGTCGCTTCATGACGTCCCAAAGATCCCTACTGCTGAAGAAGTGGGATACATGATCGAAGCGTTGTTTAAAATTGAGCTTCTGCCAGGTAATGTTGGCTATCTAAGGTTTGACATGATGGCAGATGTAGAGGTGGTAAAGGCCACTGGGCCTCAGCTGATCAAATTAGTGTGGAGCAAGATAGTAAACACAGATGCCCTCATAATTGACATGAGATACAACACTGGTGGATATTCAACAGCCATTCCCCTCCTGTGCACCTATTTCTTTGATGCTGAACCTTTGCGGCATCTTTACACTGTCTTTGACCGCACCACGAACACCATGGCAGAGGTCATGACATTGCCTCAAGTCCTGGGTCAACGGTATGGGTCATCAAAGGACGTCTACATCCTCACCAGTCATATGACAGGGTCAGCAGCCGAAGTGTTCACCCGCACTATGAAGGACCTGAATAGGGCCACAATCATCGGGGAACCAACCATTGGAGGGTCTCTATCAAGTGGAACCTATCAGATTGGGGACAGTGTCCTGTACGCTTCCATCCCTAACCAGGTCGTGTTGAGTGCAATCACTGGCAAAGTGTGGAGTGTTTCAGGGGTTGAGCCTCATGTCATTGCCCAGGCAAATGACGCTCTTCCTGTAGCACAGAGAATCATAGCAGCAAGGCTGTTGAAGAGAGAGCAAGGAAAATAG
- the LOC121625009 gene encoding retinol-binding protein 3-like, with product MAKVLFAVASLLVLGNVFFIHASFAPSLIVDMAKIVMDNYCSPEKLQGMKEAIEAASSNTEVLNIPDGESLANVLSSGVQTTVSDPRLMVSFEPNYVPVVPPKMPPLPPEQLIAVLQTSIKLDILEGNIGYLRIDHILGEEVADKVGPLLLELVWNKILPTSALIFDLRYTGSGDISGIPYIVSYFIDAEPLVHIDSVYDRPSNTTTKLFSLSTLLGERYGITKPLIILTSKNTKGIAEDVAYCLQNLKRATIVGEKTAGGSVKVDKFKVGDTDFYVTVPTAKSINPITGSTWEVTGVTPDVEVNAEDALATAIKIVNLRAQVPAIIEGSATLIAENYAFEDIGADVAEKLKGLLANGEYSTVVSKESLEVKLSADLKTLSGDKSLKTTRNTPALPPMNYSPEMYIELIKVSFHTDIFENNIGYLRFDMFGDFEEVKAIAQIIVEHVWNKVVNTDAMIIDLRNNVGGPTTAISGFCSYFFDANKQIVLDKLYDRPSGTTTELKTLPELTGTRYGSRKSLIILTSRATAGAAEEFVYIMRNLGRAMIVGETTAGASHPPKNFRVGETDIFLSIPTVHSDTSTGPAWEGAGITPHIPVSADEALVTAKNILNKHFAGQK from the exons ATGGCAAAGGTTCTCTTCGCGGTAGCATCTCTGCTGGTTTtgggaaatgttttctttatccATGCCTCTTTCGCCCCAAGCCTCATCGTAGATATGGCAAAGATCGTCATGGACAATTACTGCTCACCAGAGAAGCTGCAGGGGATGAAGGAGGCAATTGAAGCGgccagcagcaacacagaggtTCTCAACATCCCCGACGGTGAATCCTTGGCTAATGTCCTCAGTTCTGGAGTCCAGACCACAGTCAGTGACCCACGCTTGATGGTCTCCTTTGAGCCAAACTATGTCCCTGTGGTACCCCCGAAGATGCCTCCCTTGCCCCCTGAGCAGCTCATTGCTGTCCTCCAGACCTCGATAAAGCTCGACATCCTGGAGGGCAACATTGGCTATCTGAGGATCGACCACATCCTTGGGGAGGAAGTCGCTGACAAGGTTGGCCCTTTGCTTCTAGAACTGGTCTGGAATAAAATCCTGCCAACCTCAGCTCTCATCTTTGACTTGCGCTACACTGGCAGCGGCGACATCTCAGGGATCCCTTACATTGTGTCTTACTTCATTGATGCCGAGCCTCTGGTTCACATTGACAGTGTGTATGATCGTCCCTCAAACACCACCAcaaagttgttttctttgtccacGCTGCTGGGCGAAAGATACGGCATTACCAAACCCCTCATTATCCTCACcagcaaaaacaccaaaggcaTTGCCGAGGACGTTGCCTACTGCCTCCAGAACCTGAAGAGGGCCACCATTGTGGGCGAGAAGACCGCCGGAGGCTCTGTGAAAGTCGATAAATTCAAAGTGGGTGACACTGACTTCTATGTTACCGTGCCAACTGCAAAGTCCATCAACCCCATCACCGGTTCCACCTGGGAGGTTACGGGTGTGACCCCTGATGTGGAGGTTAACGCAGAGGATGCCCTCGCTACCGCCATCAAGATCGTCAACCTCCGCGCCCAAGTTCCAGCCATCATTGAGGGATCAGCAACCCTGATTGCTGAAAACTATGCCTTTGAAGATATCGGGGCTGATGTTGCAGAAAAGTTGAAAGGGCTGCTGGCAAACGGCGAGTACAGCACAGTTGTCTCCAAGGAGAGTCTGGAGGTGAAGCTGTCTGCTGACCTGAAGACCCTGTCCGGGGACAAGAGCCTGAAGACTACCAGGAACACCCCAGCCCTGCCACCCATG AATTATTCTCCTGAGATGTACATTGAGCTGATCAAAGTCTCCTTCCACACTGACATATTTGAGAACAACATCGGCTACCTGCGCTTTGACATGTTCGGAGACTTTGAGGAGGTCAAGGCCATCGCCCAGATTATTGTTGAGCACGTCTGGAACAAGGTTGTCAACACTGACGCTATGATCATTGACCTCAG GAACAACGTTGGTGGCCCAACAACAGCCATCTCAGGCTTCTGCTCTTACTTTTTTGATGCCAACAAGCAGATTGTGCTGGACAAGCTGTACGACAGACCATCTGGCACCACCACAGAGCTCAAGACCCTGCCTGAGCTCActg GCACAAGGTACGGCTCCAGGAAGAGCCTGATCATCCTGACCAGCAGAGCGACTGCCGGTGCCGCAGAGGAGTTCGTTTACATCATGAGGAACCTCGGCCGCGCCATGATCGTCGGAGAGACCACCGCCGGGGCCTCCCACCCACCCAAGAATTTCCGTGTCGGCGAGACCGACATCTTCCTCAGCATCCCCACCGTTCACTCCGACACTTCCACCGGCCCAGCCTGGGAGGGAGCTGGCATCACACCTCACATACCCGTCTCAGCTGACGAAGCCCTTGTTACCGCCAAGAACATCTTGAACAAGCACTTCGCAGGCCAGAAGTAA